The Acidimicrobiia bacterium genome includes a window with the following:
- a CDS encoding SDR family oxidoreductase: MSVVVVTGAARGMGRACVERVRDLAEHVVVADLDAPAIDGTVGVPCDVGDPDAIATLVARVRDFGPLRALVHAAGISPTMADARRILAVDLVGTQLLLDGFEPLVTPGTRAVCFASSAAHQIAVLAPDPELAALVEEPLADGFLDRAAERLADPGIAYAWAKHGVIRAVARAAVTWGARGGRVNSVSPGMIDTDMGRQEFDGQPVMKLMLEHSPAGRFGRPDEVAAVVAFLLSDAASFVSGIDILVDGGGLEGFRNAIAG; this comes from the coding sequence GTGTCGGTCGTCGTGGTCACCGGTGCGGCGCGCGGCATGGGTCGCGCCTGCGTCGAGCGCGTCCGCGACCTCGCCGAGCACGTCGTCGTCGCCGATCTCGACGCGCCCGCGATCGACGGAACGGTGGGTGTCCCGTGCGACGTCGGGGACCCCGACGCGATCGCGACGCTCGTCGCGCGGGTCCGGGACTTCGGCCCGCTGCGCGCGCTCGTGCACGCGGCCGGTATCTCACCGACGATGGCCGACGCGCGCCGGATCCTCGCGGTCGACCTGGTCGGTACCCAGCTCCTGCTCGACGGCTTCGAGCCGCTCGTGACCCCGGGCACGCGCGCGGTGTGCTTCGCGTCGAGCGCCGCGCACCAGATCGCGGTGCTCGCGCCCGACCCCGAGCTCGCCGCGCTCGTCGAGGAACCGCTCGCCGACGGCTTCCTCGACCGCGCCGCGGAACGGCTCGCCGATCCCGGGATCGCGTACGCGTGGGCGAAGCACGGCGTGATCCGCGCCGTCGCGCGCGCCGCGGTCACCTGGGGCGCGCGCGGCGGACGCGTGAACTCGGTGTCGCCGGGCATGATCGACACCGACATGGGCCGGCAGGAGTTCGACGGCCAGCCGGTGATGAAGCTCATGCTCGAGCACTCGCCCGCGGGTCGGTTCGGGCGGCCCGACGAAGTTGCCGCGGTCGTCGCGTTCCTGCTCTCCGACGCGGCGTCGTTCGTCTCCGGCATCGACATCCTCGTCGACGGCGGCGGCCTCGAAGGTTTCCGGAACGCGATCGCGGGCTGA
- a CDS encoding alanyl-tRNA editing protein, giving the protein MATELLFLRDAYLREFDARVVSRRDDAVALDRTACYATGGGQPHDRGLLDDVEIVDVRKDGDLVWHTLAGAAPEEGANVHGVLDWDRRHRLMRTHSALHTLCGVIWNEWGKAVTGGNMEPLEARMDFEFDPLPEGFAATVTELVNAEIAADRPIEVSFLPRGTALDDADLIRTKVNLIPESVTEIRVVDIVGLDKQADGGTHVHSTAEIGRFEVVKTESKGKGNKRLRVRIHDA; this is encoded by the coding sequence ATGGCGACGGAGTTGTTGTTCTTGCGCGATGCGTACCTGCGCGAGTTCGACGCGCGCGTCGTGTCGCGACGCGACGACGCGGTCGCGCTCGACCGCACCGCGTGCTACGCGACGGGCGGTGGACAACCCCACGACCGGGGCTTGCTCGACGATGTGGAGATTGTCGACGTGCGCAAGGACGGCGACCTCGTGTGGCACACGCTCGCCGGTGCTGCGCCCGAAGAAGGTGCGAACGTGCACGGTGTGCTCGATTGGGACCGCCGCCACCGGCTCATGCGTACGCACTCCGCGTTGCACACGCTGTGCGGCGTGATCTGGAACGAGTGGGGCAAGGCGGTCACCGGCGGCAACATGGAACCGCTCGAAGCGCGTATGGACTTCGAGTTCGACCCGCTGCCGGAGGGCTTCGCCGCGACCGTCACCGAGCTCGTGAACGCCGAGATCGCGGCGGACCGGCCGATCGAGGTGTCGTTCCTGCCACGCGGCACCGCGCTCGACGACGCGGATCTCATCCGCACGAAGGTGAACCTCATCCCCGAGTCGGTCACCGAGATCCGAGTCGTCGACATCGTCGGTCTCGACAAGCAGGCCGACGGCGGCACGCACGTGCACTCGACCGCGGAGATCGGTCGCTTCGAAGTGGTGAAGACGGAGAGCAAGGGCAAGGGCAACAAGCGCCTGCGCGTCCGCATCCACGACGCGTAA
- a CDS encoding PPOX class F420-dependent oxidoreductase — MTGDDWKRFAFATPRTAKLATVRADGSPHVAPIWVALDGDDIVFTTNTQTVKGKSLRRDPRVAMAFDDETPPFSFVTIEGEATISEDPEQLLAWSTVLGGRYMGEDRAEEFGRRNAVPGELLVHVRPTRVVGEWGVSE; from the coding sequence ATGACCGGCGACGACTGGAAGCGCTTCGCCTTCGCCACGCCCCGCACCGCGAAGCTCGCGACCGTGCGCGCCGACGGGTCGCCGCACGTCGCGCCGATCTGGGTCGCGCTCGACGGTGACGACATCGTCTTCACGACCAACACCCAAACGGTGAAGGGCAAGAGTCTCCGGCGCGATCCGCGTGTCGCGATGGCCTTCGACGACGAGACGCCGCCGTTCTCGTTCGTGACGATCGAGGGCGAGGCGACGATCTCCGAGGATCCCGAGCAGCTGCTCGCGTGGTCGACCGTGCTCGGCGGCAGGTACATGGGCGAGGATCGCGCCGAGGAGTTCGGTCGCCGCAACGCGGTGCCGGGTGAGTTGCTGGTTCACGTGCGGCCGACGCGTGTCGTCGGCGAATGGGGCGTCAGCGAATGA
- a CDS encoding acyl-ACP thioesterase domain-containing protein, whose amino-acid sequence MAGDELVPRPTRGRVFTGSVRVRLADLSRTGRLRLDAIARFMQDVASDDAVDAGQQPERAWVMRRLAVELHDDRAAHLRDELTLATWCSGVGRAWAERRTDIALGATTVARATAVWVLIDVASGRPVPLGPDFDAVFGEAAGGRSIGQRLSHPPPADGARRDRWPVRTTDFDLLGHVNNAAYWAAAEDALAMLDPRRAPRRVAIEFRGGIDPGEPVDLVQMTDGNELRLWLTVAGDVRASMRLDLAPSDRVAGRF is encoded by the coding sequence GTGGCCGGTGACGAGCTGGTGCCCCGCCCGACGCGCGGTCGCGTGTTCACGGGCTCGGTGCGCGTGCGGCTCGCGGATCTCTCGCGTACGGGTCGGCTCCGCCTCGACGCGATCGCGCGGTTCATGCAGGACGTCGCGAGCGACGACGCCGTCGACGCGGGTCAGCAACCCGAGCGCGCCTGGGTCATGCGGCGGCTCGCCGTCGAGTTGCACGACGACCGCGCCGCGCACCTGCGCGACGAGCTCACGCTGGCCACGTGGTGCTCGGGAGTCGGCCGCGCGTGGGCCGAGCGCCGCACCGACATCGCGCTCGGTGCGACGACGGTCGCGCGCGCGACCGCGGTGTGGGTGCTCATCGACGTCGCGAGCGGACGTCCGGTGCCGCTCGGTCCCGACTTCGACGCCGTGTTCGGCGAGGCGGCCGGCGGTCGGAGCATCGGCCAGCGCCTGAGTCATCCGCCACCCGCGGACGGTGCGCGGCGCGACCGCTGGCCGGTTCGGACCACCGACTTCGACCTGCTCGGTCACGTGAACAACGCCGCGTACTGGGCCGCGGCCGAGGACGCGCTCGCCATGCTCGACCCGCGTCGTGCCCCCCGCCGCGTCGCGATCGAGTTCCGCGGTGGCATCGACCCCGGTGAGCCCGTCGACCTCGTGCAGATGACCGACGGCAACGAGCTTCGCCTGTGGCTCACGGTCGCGGGTGACGTGAGGGCGTCGATGCGGCTCGACCTCGCGCCCTCGGACCGTGTGGCGGGTCGCTTCTAG
- the arsC gene encoding arsenate reductase (glutaredoxin) (This arsenate reductase requires both glutathione and glutaredoxin to convert arsenate to arsenite, after which the efflux transporter formed by ArsA and ArsB can extrude the arsenite from the cell, providing resistance.), which yields MDDMQIFHNPSCSKSRGALDILKERHIDADVVEYLKAPPDKKTLERIVDGISDPPAALVRHDNRFKELGLDPKGYTTKQEVVGLLLEHPELMERPVVFRGDRAVIARPSERVNELL from the coding sequence ATGGACGACATGCAGATCTTCCACAACCCGAGCTGCAGCAAGTCGCGCGGCGCGCTCGACATCCTGAAGGAGCGCCACATCGACGCCGACGTCGTCGAGTACCTCAAGGCCCCGCCCGACAAGAAGACGCTCGAGCGCATCGTCGACGGGATCTCCGATCCGCCCGCCGCGCTCGTGCGGCACGACAACCGGTTCAAGGAGCTCGGCCTCGACCCGAAGGGCTACACGACGAAGCAGGAAGTCGTCGGCCTGCTGCTCGAGCACCCCGAGCTGATGGAGCGCCCGGTCGTGTTCCGCGGTGACCGCGCGGTCATCGCCCGTCCGAGCGAACGCGTGAACGAGCTGCTGTGA
- a CDS encoding VOC family protein, producing the protein MGARFTELSVDAHDVDALARFWCAVLGWNEVDRDEDAVEIADPDGSRPTIVIAKVADDKVVKNRVHLDVSPVGSDQAEELERLLALGATRVDVGQGEVSWIVLADPEGNEFCLLSRRRD; encoded by the coding sequence GTGGGAGCCAGGTTCACCGAGCTCAGCGTCGACGCACACGATGTCGACGCACTCGCGCGCTTCTGGTGCGCGGTGCTCGGCTGGAACGAGGTCGATCGCGACGAGGACGCGGTCGAGATCGCCGATCCCGACGGGTCGCGGCCGACGATCGTGATCGCGAAGGTCGCCGACGACAAGGTCGTGAAGAACCGCGTGCACCTCGACGTCAGTCCGGTGGGCAGCGATCAGGCCGAGGAGCTCGAGCGCTTGCTTGCGCTCGGCGCGACGCGCGTCGACGTCGGTCAGGGCGAGGTCTCGTGGATCGTGCTCGCCGACCCCGAGGGCAACGAGTTCTGTCTGCTCTCGCGCCGGCGCGACTGA
- a CDS encoding acyl-CoA dehydrogenase family protein: MSEPTVEDVRAEVRSWLAENWDPDLSVGDWWERLAQSGYAAPTFPEDSFGRGYSRALANVVSDEIRDGGAIGPPSGLGYALAAPTIARHGTQEQKQTWLLRILNGQDAWCQLFSEPGAGSDLASLQCRAELDGDEYVINGQKVWTSTAQLCNLGMLIARTDPDLPKHVGITYFRFDMTQKGVEVRPLREMTGRALFNEVFIDDGHVSAADNLGGVNNGWAVANTTLAAERASLGSGGGGAAGAAFPGPLAGHLERKAGEFVGQVRTGGTGGGGSGMTDRLIGLAKELGRDDDPVVRQGLARLYTLNRIGGFSALRMRGGGASAGAPNIAKLMMSDLLRLNRELGNQIIGADGMLMGEGTAGGGLVQEMTLFSPGPSIYGGTDQVQRNIIGERVLGLPKEPGPDKTTPFRQLLVGTQH, encoded by the coding sequence GTGAGCGAACCGACCGTCGAGGACGTCCGCGCCGAGGTGCGCTCGTGGCTCGCCGAGAACTGGGATCCCGACCTCAGCGTCGGCGACTGGTGGGAGCGGCTGGCGCAGTCGGGCTACGCCGCGCCGACGTTCCCCGAGGACTCCTTCGGGCGCGGGTATTCGCGTGCGCTCGCGAACGTCGTGAGCGACGAGATCCGCGACGGCGGCGCGATCGGCCCACCGTCGGGCCTCGGCTACGCGCTCGCGGCGCCGACGATCGCGCGGCACGGAACGCAGGAGCAGAAGCAGACATGGCTGCTGCGCATCCTCAACGGTCAGGACGCGTGGTGCCAGCTCTTCAGCGAGCCGGGCGCGGGCTCCGACCTCGCGTCGTTGCAGTGCCGCGCCGAGCTCGACGGTGACGAGTACGTCATCAACGGTCAGAAGGTGTGGACGTCGACCGCGCAGCTCTGCAACCTCGGCATGTTGATCGCGCGCACCGACCCGGACCTGCCGAAGCACGTGGGCATCACGTACTTCCGATTCGACATGACGCAGAAGGGCGTCGAGGTGCGTCCGCTGCGCGAGATGACGGGGCGCGCGCTCTTCAACGAGGTGTTCATCGACGACGGGCACGTGTCCGCGGCCGACAACCTCGGCGGCGTCAACAACGGTTGGGCGGTCGCGAACACGACGCTCGCGGCGGAGCGCGCGAGCCTCGGCAGCGGTGGCGGCGGCGCCGCGGGCGCCGCGTTCCCCGGCCCGCTCGCGGGACATCTCGAGCGCAAGGCGGGCGAGTTCGTCGGCCAGGTGCGTACCGGCGGCACCGGCGGCGGTGGGTCGGGCATGACCGACCGACTCATCGGGCTCGCGAAGGAGCTCGGTCGAGACGACGACCCGGTCGTGCGCCAGGGTCTCGCGCGGCTCTACACGCTGAACCGCATCGGCGGATTCTCCGCGCTGCGCATGCGCGGCGGTGGTGCGTCGGCGGGCGCGCCGAACATTGCGAAGCTGATGATGAGCGACCTGCTGCGACTCAACCGTGAGCTCGGGAACCAGATCATCGGCGCCGACGGGATGCTCATGGGCGAAGGGACCGCGGGCGGCGGGCTCGTGCAGGAGATGACGCTGTTCTCGCCGGGTCCGTCGATCTACGGCGGCACCGACCAGGTGCAGCGCAACATCATCGGCGAGCGCGTACTCGGCCTCCCGAAGGAGCCCGGCCCCGACAAGACCACGCCCTTCCGCCAGCTGTTGGTCGGCACGCAGCATTGA
- a CDS encoding glutamate synthase subunit beta: MGDTTGFLKFDRELPVRRPVTERVHDWHEVYVDFPTSKTRTQAARCMDCGIPFCHTGCPLGNLIPEWNDLVYRDHWQAAIERLHATNNFPEFTGRLCPAPCESACVLGISEPAVTIKQVEVEIIDRAFEEGWVVPLPPSVKTDRRVAVVGSGPAGLAAAQQLTRAGHDVVVYERADRIGGLLRYGIPEFKLEKRHLERRLEQMRAEGTEFRTSVNVGVDVGADELVAEHAVVVLAGGATAWRDLPIPGRELDGIYQAMEYLPLSNRVQEGDIAAPPISAEGKRVVIIGGGDTGADCLGTSLRQGATSVHQFEILPRPPDLRDASTPWPTWPLMMRTSSAHEEGCERVFAVNTECFLADSDGAVRGLRAHEVQSVIVDGRPTFEKVDGTDFELECELVLLAMGFLGPERAGLLEGLGVELDGRGNVARGDDFQTSVPNVFVCGDMGRGQSLIVWAIAEGRSCAAAADRWLMGETALPAPIVPAQAPIR; the protein is encoded by the coding sequence ATGGGTGATACGACGGGGTTTCTCAAGTTCGATCGCGAGCTGCCGGTGCGCCGGCCCGTGACCGAGCGCGTGCACGACTGGCACGAGGTGTACGTCGACTTCCCGACGTCGAAGACGCGCACGCAGGCCGCGCGCTGCATGGACTGCGGCATCCCGTTCTGCCACACCGGTTGCCCGCTCGGGAACCTGATCCCCGAGTGGAACGACCTCGTGTACCGCGACCATTGGCAGGCGGCGATCGAGCGCCTGCACGCGACGAACAACTTCCCCGAGTTCACCGGGCGGCTCTGTCCCGCGCCCTGCGAGTCCGCGTGCGTGCTCGGCATCAGCGAGCCCGCGGTGACGATCAAGCAGGTCGAGGTCGAGATCATCGACCGCGCGTTCGAAGAGGGCTGGGTCGTGCCGCTGCCGCCGTCGGTGAAGACCGACCGGCGCGTCGCCGTCGTCGGGAGCGGACCCGCGGGCCTCGCGGCGGCGCAGCAGCTCACGCGCGCAGGGCACGACGTCGTCGTCTACGAGCGCGCGGATCGCATCGGTGGGCTGCTGCGCTACGGCATCCCCGAGTTCAAGCTCGAGAAGCGCCACCTCGAACGGCGGCTCGAGCAGATGCGTGCGGAGGGCACGGAGTTCCGCACGAGCGTGAACGTCGGTGTCGACGTCGGCGCCGACGAGCTCGTCGCCGAGCACGCGGTCGTGGTGCTCGCGGGGGGCGCGACCGCATGGCGCGACCTGCCGATCCCGGGTCGCGAGCTCGACGGCATCTACCAGGCGATGGAGTACCTGCCGTTGTCGAACCGGGTGCAGGAGGGCGACATCGCCGCGCCGCCGATCAGCGCGGAGGGCAAGCGGGTCGTGATCATCGGCGGCGGCGACACCGGCGCCGACTGCCTCGGCACCTCGCTCCGCCAGGGCGCGACCTCGGTGCACCAGTTCGAGATCCTGCCGCGGCCTCCGGACCTGCGCGACGCGAGCACGCCGTGGCCGACGTGGCCGTTGATGATGCGCACGTCGTCCGCGCACGAAGAGGGTTGCGAGCGCGTGTTCGCGGTGAACACCGAGTGCTTCCTCGCCGACTCGGATGGTGCGGTGCGCGGGTTGCGCGCGCACGAGGTGCAGTCGGTCATCGTCGACGGGCGACCGACGTTCGAGAAGGTCGACGGCACCGACTTCGAGCTCGAGTGCGAGCTCGTGCTGCTCGCGATGGGCTTCCTCGGTCCCGAGCGCGCGGGGCTGCTCGAAGGTCTCGGTGTCGAGCTCGACGGACGCGGGAACGTCGCGCGCGGCGACGACTTCCAGACGTCGGTGCCGAACGTCTTCGTCTGCGGCGACATGGGCCGCGGTCAGAGCCTGATCGTGTGGGCGATCGCCGAAGGCCGCTCGTGCGCGGCCGCGGCCGACCGCTGGCTCATGGGCGAGACCGCGCTCCCCGCGCCGATCGTCCCCGCGCAGGCGCCGATCCGGTAA
- a CDS encoding poly-gamma-glutamate hydrolase family protein — protein sequence MVLLREFLECDGVHEHVELGSRVGFLALHGGLERGTFEIAREASIRSGASLYAVVQPETLRWHVSSADYDPAQSDALAAFLDHVDVIVSVHGYGGLIPSDDRWTTVLVGGADRALAARLAAALRGALPEYTFLDELERIPLGLRGVHPDNPVNRARRGGVQLELPPRVRGYGRWWDERDPEGPAPGTLRPHTEALVVALADQARWPVSL from the coding sequence ATGGTGTTACTGCGCGAATTCCTCGAGTGCGACGGTGTGCACGAGCACGTCGAGCTGGGCTCGCGCGTCGGCTTCCTCGCGCTGCACGGAGGGCTCGAGCGGGGCACCTTCGAGATCGCGCGCGAGGCGAGCATCCGGTCGGGCGCGTCGTTGTACGCAGTCGTGCAACCCGAGACGCTGCGCTGGCACGTGTCGTCGGCGGACTACGACCCCGCGCAGTCCGACGCGCTGGCCGCGTTCCTCGACCACGTCGACGTCATCGTGTCGGTGCACGGCTACGGCGGGCTCATTCCCTCCGACGACCGATGGACGACCGTGCTCGTCGGGGGCGCGGACCGCGCGCTCGCGGCCCGGCTCGCGGCGGCACTGCGCGGTGCGCTGCCCGAGTACACCTTTCTCGACGAGCTCGAGCGCATCCCGCTCGGACTGCGCGGCGTGCATCCCGACAATCCCGTCAACCGGGCGCGCCGCGGGGGAGTGCAGCTCGAGCTGCCGCCGCGCGTGCGCGGCTACGGCCGCTGGTGGGACGAGCGCGATCCGGAAGGGCCGGCGCCGGGCACGCTGCGCCCGCACACCGAAGCGCTCGTTGTCGCGCTCGCCGATCAGGCCAGGTGGCCGGTGTCGTTGTAG
- a CDS encoding GNAT family N-acetyltransferase, with product MAALPPDRIDLGNGTLGPGAERTFALRRLRVGDAPKVAGAVGDNLDHLRPWMPWAGKDSADTRFQRRRLAEADLQWARGADFGYGLFATADDGFERLLGAFGLTARRGPRTLEIGYWLCADVTGFGLATRAVAALTDTALAVDGIERVLVYCDEANHASAAIPRRLGFTIDRIVAVPPEAAAETGRQLEWVVRPAEWRELRSAAGRD from the coding sequence GTGGCCGCGCTGCCTCCGGATCGGATCGACCTCGGCAACGGCACGCTCGGTCCCGGCGCGGAGCGCACGTTCGCGTTGCGTCGTTTGCGCGTCGGCGACGCGCCGAAGGTCGCGGGTGCGGTCGGCGACAACCTCGACCACCTGCGGCCCTGGATGCCGTGGGCGGGCAAGGATTCGGCGGACACGCGCTTCCAGCGCCGCCGGCTCGCGGAGGCCGACCTGCAATGGGCGCGCGGTGCCGACTTCGGCTACGGGCTCTTCGCGACCGCCGACGACGGCTTCGAACGCCTGCTCGGCGCGTTCGGCCTGACCGCGCGACGCGGACCGCGGACGCTCGAGATCGGCTACTGGCTGTGCGCCGACGTGACCGGCTTCGGGCTCGCGACGCGCGCGGTCGCCGCGCTCACCGACACCGCGCTCGCGGTCGACGGGATCGAGCGCGTGCTCGTCTACTGCGACGAGGCGAACCACGCGAGCGCCGCGATCCCGCGTCGACTCGGCTTCACCATCGACCGCATCGTCGCGGTCCCGCCCGAAGCGGCCGCGGAGACCGGCCGTCAGCTCGAATGGGTCGTGCGCCCCGCCGAATGGCGCGAGCTGCGCAGCGCGGCCGGCCGCGACTGA
- the aat gene encoding leucyl/phenylalanyl-tRNA--protein transferase, whose protein sequence is MTPVEPPACEWELPDPARADADGVAGIGADLEPGTLIAAYRRGLFPMRLGRRGALAWWSPDPRGVIPLDGFHASRSLQRARPRFTVTIDAAFRTVMEGCADRRRPHGWIDESFLDAYTNLADLGWAHSLEAWEDGELAGGVYGVRIGRLFAGESMFHSRRDASKVALWALVDCLALDGVTLFDVQWTTPHLVSLGAVDMPRDTYLRRLRAAI, encoded by the coding sequence ATGACGCCGGTCGAGCCGCCGGCGTGCGAGTGGGAGCTGCCCGATCCCGCGCGCGCGGACGCCGACGGCGTCGCGGGCATCGGCGCCGACCTCGAACCCGGCACGCTGATCGCCGCGTACCGCCGCGGTCTGTTTCCGATGCGACTCGGCCGCCGCGGCGCGCTCGCGTGGTGGTCGCCCGATCCGCGTGGCGTGATCCCGCTCGACGGCTTCCACGCGAGTCGCAGCCTGCAGCGCGCCCGTCCGCGCTTCACCGTCACGATCGACGCCGCGTTCCGCACCGTGATGGAAGGCTGCGCCGATCGTCGCCGCCCGCACGGCTGGATCGACGAGTCGTTCCTCGACGCCTATACGAATCTCGCCGACCTCGGATGGGCGCACAGCCTCGAAGCGTGGGAGGACGGTGAGCTGGCGGGCGGCGTCTACGGCGTGCGCATCGGACGGCTCTTCGCGGGGGAGTCGATGTTCCACTCGCGTCGCGACGCGTCGAAGGTCGCGTTGTGGGCGCTCGTCGACTGCCTCGCGCTCGACGGCGTCACGCTGTTCGACGTGCAGTGGACGACCCCGCACCTCGTGTCGTTGGGCGCGGTCGACATGCCGCGGGACACGTATCTCCGTCGGCTCCGAGCTGCGATCTAG
- a CDS encoding acyl-CoA dehydrogenase family protein yields MFEWPEELDMVRGAVRDFVDREIRPHREELEHGDLPPYDLLRKLYTTFGIGAMQRDNFERRIAIAKGEAEAPKRDGDGDGGGRGGGFGAAMAMVPIIELCKCSPGMVTAMGVSVGLTAAAIDSRGTIAQRERWVPEILTMDKIGAWAITEPGSGSDAFGSMVSTARRDGDEYVLNGSKTFITNGPYADTIVFICKLDDGESNPRDRKVLQFVLDRGMPGLEQSKPLRKMGLHSSPTGMLFLDDVRCGRDRLLGETEDLPAREGRDASKATFTMERTGVAAMALGIIERCLELCVPYAKERVQFGQPIGNYQLIQLKLANMEVARLNVENLVFRTLERSAAGKPMSLSEASALKLYSAQAAMSVALEAVQLFGGNGYMAEYEVEQLCRDAKVLQIYAGTDEIQVGHIARALLA; encoded by the coding sequence GTGTTCGAATGGCCTGAAGAGCTCGACATGGTGCGGGGCGCGGTGCGCGACTTCGTCGACCGCGAGATCCGCCCGCACCGCGAGGAGCTCGAGCACGGCGATCTGCCGCCCTACGACCTGTTGCGCAAGCTGTACACGACGTTCGGCATCGGCGCGATGCAGCGCGACAACTTCGAGCGCCGGATCGCGATCGCCAAGGGCGAGGCCGAGGCGCCGAAACGCGACGGAGACGGCGACGGCGGCGGGCGCGGCGGCGGCTTCGGAGCCGCGATGGCGATGGTGCCGATCATCGAGCTCTGCAAGTGCTCACCCGGCATGGTCACCGCGATGGGCGTGAGCGTCGGGCTCACCGCGGCCGCGATCGACAGCCGGGGCACGATCGCGCAACGGGAGCGCTGGGTCCCCGAGATCCTCACGATGGACAAGATCGGTGCGTGGGCGATCACCGAGCCGGGTTCGGGATCCGACGCGTTCGGCTCGATGGTGTCGACTGCTCGGCGCGACGGCGACGAGTACGTGCTGAACGGATCGAAGACGTTCATCACGAACGGTCCGTACGCCGACACGATCGTGTTCATCTGCAAGCTCGACGACGGCGAGAGCAACCCGCGTGACCGCAAGGTGCTGCAGTTCGTGCTCGACCGCGGCATGCCCGGGCTCGAGCAGAGCAAGCCATTGCGCAAGATGGGTCTGCACTCGTCGCCGACCGGCATGCTCTTTCTCGACGACGTGCGCTGCGGTCGCGACCGTCTGCTCGGCGAGACCGAGGACCTGCCGGCACGCGAAGGGCGCGACGCGTCGAAGGCGACGTTCACGATGGAGCGCACCGGTGTGGCCGCGATGGCGCTCGGCATCATCGAGCGCTGCCTCGAGCTGTGTGTGCCCTACGCGAAGGAGCGCGTGCAGTTCGGTCAGCCGATCGGCAACTACCAGCTCATCCAGCTGAAGCTCGCGAACATGGAGGTCGCGCGGCTCAACGTCGAGAACCTCGTGTTCCGCACGCTCGAACGGTCGGCCGCGGGCAAGCCGATGAGCCTGAGTGAAGCGTCGGCGCTCAAGCTCTACTCCGCCCAGGCGGCGATGAGCGTCGCGCTCGAAGCGGTGCAGCTCTTCGGCGGCAACGGCTACATGGCCGAGTACGAGGTCGAGCAGCTCTGCCGCGATGCGAAGGTGCTCCAGATCTACGCGGGGACCGACGAGATCCAGGTGGGGCACATCGCCCGCGCGCTGCTGGCGTAG
- a CDS encoding histidine phosphatase family protein — protein MPAPRSAQFGEHEPTPEGFRQHQFSVPPGATTVLLVRHGESAPARPGEPFARRDGHGDPELDPVGVAQAEKVGERLALERVDAIYVTTLQRTHQTAAPLAARLGLTPIEEPELREVFLGEWEGGELRVRAAARDPIFEEIFKQERWDVIPGAEPAEAFDARLQRGLQRIVDAHPDGRVVAVVHGGVIGQLLQRVTDSRPFAFAGADNASISEIVVTGDRTILRRYNDTGHLA, from the coding sequence GTGCCCGCCCCCCGCTCCGCGCAATTCGGAGAGCACGAGCCGACGCCCGAGGGTTTCCGGCAGCACCAGTTCAGCGTGCCGCCGGGCGCGACGACCGTGCTCCTCGTGCGCCACGGCGAGTCCGCACCCGCGCGTCCGGGCGAGCCGTTCGCGCGACGCGACGGGCATGGCGATCCCGAGCTCGACCCGGTCGGCGTCGCGCAGGCGGAGAAGGTCGGCGAGCGACTCGCGCTCGAGCGGGTCGACGCGATCTACGTCACCACGTTGCAGCGGACGCACCAGACCGCGGCGCCGCTCGCGGCGCGGCTCGGGCTCACGCCGATCGAAGAGCCGGAGCTTCGCGAGGTGTTCCTCGGCGAATGGGAAGGCGGCGAGCTGCGCGTGCGCGCCGCGGCGCGCGATCCGATCTTCGAGGAGATCTTCAAGCAGGAGCGGTGGGACGTGATCCCCGGCGCCGAGCCCGCGGAAGCGTTCGACGCGCGCTTGCAGCGCGGTCTGCAGCGCATCGTCGACGCGCATCCCGACGGCCGCGTCGTCGCGGTCGTGCACGGCGGCGTCATCGGCCAGCTGCTGCAGCGGGTCACGGACTCGCGTCCGTTCGCGTTCGCGGGCGCCGACAACGCGTCGATCAGCGAGATCGTCGTCACCGGCGACCGCACGATCCTGCGCCGCTACAACGACACCGGCCACCTGGCCTGA